The following proteins are encoded in a genomic region of Necator americanus strain Aroian chromosome II, whole genome shotgun sequence:
- a CDS encoding hypothetical protein (NECATOR_CHRII.G4804.T1), with amino-acid sequence MSWRSDNWNFPRGHPTPIMFRRLGQLNYRAESPGLVSDESVSLSVRSDGNIPNVSYSADDSSSRNSSEIESSPPPPDGGVEKTTCDSVKDHRIVEKPEIAMIEANICKKLNTIVNLVHEFSTDALGLRESADDLLDELRTKIRPYLINLDIDMSSAESVLRYNIDRSNISESRIDWLLTYTKYQKEMRRVLTELAGPVCDDLEDSLELRQRGCIARRACSQTIDNLQEMRRGMQRALALLCGGQRSVA; translated from the exons ATGTCGTGGAGATCGGACAATTGGAATTTTCCTCGCGGGCATCCGACTCCG aTCATGTTTCGTCGTCTCGGTCAATTAAACTATCGAGCTGAGAGCCCTGGTTTAGTTTCTGATGAATCAGTTTCGCTGTCTGTTCGAAGTGATGGAAATATTCCAAATGTTAGCTATTCAGCG GATGATTCATCTTCAAGAAACTCATCAGAAATAGaatcttctcctcctcctcctgaTGGAGGAGTTGAAAAAACAACATGTGACTCAGTGAAAGATCATCGAATTGTCGAGAAACCGGAAATCGCAATGATAGAAGCGAATATCTGCAAGAAA CTAAATACTATCGTCAATCTTGTCCACGAGTTCTCTACCGATGCTCTTGGACTTCGAGAAAGCGCTGACGATCTTCTGGATGAACTTCGG ACAAAAATTCGACCATATCTTATCAATTTGGACATCGATATGTCATCAGCTGAAAGTGTTCTACGCTATAATATTGATCGATCGAATATTAGCGAATCACGGATAGATTGGCTACTTACGTACACAAAATATCAG aaagaaatgcgACGTGTACTCACCGAGCTTGCCGGTCCTGTTTGTGATGATCTTGAAGACAGCTTAGAGTTACGACAAAGAG GCTGTATCGCTCGCCGAGCGTGCTCACAGACTATCGATAATCTACAGGAGATGAGACGTGGAATGCAACGTGCTCTAGCACTGTTGTGTGGTGGCCAACGTTCAGTGGCATGA
- a CDS encoding hypothetical protein (NECATOR_CHRII.G4805.T1), with protein sequence MSTFVLLIALSSTLALARPDSIDDVRKIIAKGPYYNRNAYPNQDLDKPTTVYIQMYIEGMSSFRAQTMDFQVDIYFQEKWIDKRLAHNNTKRILLKDPHLFKLIWHPDIYFANARTAEFHDVTQPNFLVWIYPNGTVWYDCRISLTVLCMQNLARYPLDSQSCALRILSYAYDTDEIVIKWNGPDPIDVNPEIRMPDMRLRSIHPSIRNDTYATGIWSCALADFHVDREIMHHIIQSYLPTALIVVISWFSFWLDVEAVPGRVSLSITTLLTLATQSSAARMALPQASYVKAIDVWMGACMTFVFSAMIEFTVVNYCTRRKSRKQEKTKGLSEQVHNLVAQYKEKKGYQNGVCYEVSLCDNENSQENYEKKQLREMNQTPVLMRQNFLSNRKRKAIEERMNRVEENRKYAQSIDRRSRVYFPLAFISFNVIYWIYYIKYAVDTIE encoded by the exons ATGTCCACTTTCGTACTTCTCATCGCTCTTTCATCGACATTAGCCCTAGCTCGACCTGATTCTATTGATGATGTCAGGAAGATTATCGCCAAAGGACCTTATTATAATCGCAACGCCTACCCTAATCAGGATTTGG ACAAACCAACGACAGTCTACATCCAAATGTACATCGAAGGAATGTCATCATTTCGGGCACAAACGATG GATTTCCAAGTAGACATctattttcaagagaaatgGATCGATAAACGTTTGGCGCACAACAATACCAAGAGGATTCTGCTCAAG GATCCGCACCTGTTCAAATTAATTTGGCACCCTGATATATACTTTGCGAACGCACGAACCGCAGAGTTTCATGACGTAACGCAACCGAACTTCCTCGTTTGGATATACCCTAATGGAACGGTGTGGTACGATTGCCG GATTTCGTTGACGGTGTTGTGTATGCAGAATTTGGCACGATATCCGCTGGATTCTCAAAGTTGTGCGTTGAGGATACTGAGCT ATGCTTACGACACAGACGAGATAGTGATCAAATGGAATGGACCAGATCCAATAGACGTGAATCCAGAGATTCGAATGCCTGACATGCGCTTGCGTTCCATACATCCCTCAATTCGAAACGACACTTACGCAACAG GGATTTGGTCTTGCGCTTTGGCAGATTTCCACGTTGATCGCGAGATTATGCATCACATCATACAG TCTTACCTTCCTACTGCACTTATTGTCGTTATTTCGTGGTTTTCATTCTGGTTAGACGTTGAAGCCGTTCCAGGACGT gtttcCTTATCGATAACGACTTTGTTAACTCTGGCAACACAGAGTAGTGCCGCTAGAATGGCTCTACCACAG GCCTCCTATGTGAAAGCTATCGACGTCTGGATGGGCGCATGCAtgacatttgttttttccgCAATGATTGAATTCACC GTGGTGAACTACTGTACACGTCGGAAATctcgaaaacaagaaaaaacgaaaggacTTTCAGAACAAGTACATAACTTAGTAGCTCAatataaggagaaaaaaggg TATCAGAATGGTGTGTGCTATGAAGTATCGCTGTGTGACAATGAAAATTCACAAGAAAACTATGAGAAGAAGCAATTACGTGAAATGAATCAAACACCTGTGTTGATGAGACAGAACTTCTTATCAAATAGGAAACGAAAAGCCATTGAAGAGCG GATGAATCGAGTGGAGGAAAACCGCAAATATGCCCAATCGATTGATAGACGAAGTCGAGTATACTTTCCGTTAGCGTTTATCTCATTCAACGTGATCTACTGGATCTACTACATCAAATATGCCGTGGATACGATTGAATAG
- a CDS encoding hypothetical protein (NECATOR_CHRII.G4806.T1), with the protein MARLIVGLTSAVSGIFIFAAIIAVGFILNDINNFYDDAMDDMKEFKVFADDAWTKMVFTTSNGRSRRQVYGAGDAGVQDDASTSSNGGGSCNCGAQPNDCPAGPEGPPGATGEPGTDGEDGQPGAPGEPGTKSGKSTYDNSECISCPAGEPGPAGPDGEAGPAGPDGQDGGPGEAGKDGEPGEQGPEGDAGQPGDDGAPGEPGAPGNNGQRGQGKPGPAGEQGPEGPAGNPGADGGAGSPGADGEAGPEGPAGNPGTDGQDGEPGAVGGPGLPGQDAAYCPCPPRTTVGNDAAVEDEKTAGYGRRRFH; encoded by the exons ATGGCTCGTCTCATCGTTGGACTTACTTCTGCTGTCAGcggcattttcatttttgccgCTATTATCGCTGTTGGATTCATTTTGAATGATATTAACAACTTCTACGACGATGCAATGGACGACATGAAAGAATTTAAG GTTTTTGCTGACGATGCCTGGACAAAAATGGTATTCACGACCAGCAATGGCAGATCTCGCCGTCAAGTCTACGGCGCCGGTGATGCTGGCGTTCAAGACGATGCCTCCACCTCTTCCAACGGTGGTGGCAGCTGCAACTGCGGAGCACAACCAAACGACTGCCCCGCCGGGCCTGAAGGCCCCCCAGGAGCCACGGGAGAGCCAGGAACAGATGGTGAGGACGGACAGCCTGGTGCCCCAGGAGAGCCTGGTACAAAGTCTGGCAAATCCACCTACGATAACTCGGAATGCATATCATGCCCTGCCGGAGAACCCGGACCAGCTGGACCTGACGGTGAGGCAGGACCTGCAGGCCCTGATGGACAGGACGGTGGACCAGGAGAAGCCGGCAAAGATGGAGAACCAGGAGAGCAGGGACCAGAAGGAGATGCTGGACAACCTGGCGATGACGGAGCACCAGGAGAACCGGGAGCTCCCGGAAACAATGGTCAACGTGGACAGGGCAAGCCTGGACCGGCAGGAGAGCAAGGACCAGAGGGACCGGCTGGTAATCCAGGAGCGGACGGTGGAGCTGGTAGCCCAGGAGCTGATGGCGAAGCTGGACCTGAAGGACCAGCTGGTAACCCTGGAACAGATGGTCAGGATGGAGAACCTGGAGCAGTTGGAGGGCCTGGTCTTCCAGGCCAAGATGCCGCTTATTGTCCTTGCCCGCCTAGGACCACTGTGGGTAATGATGCTGCTGTTGAAGACGAGAAGACTGCAGGATATGGAAGAAGACGTTTCCATTAg